One region of Ruficoccus amylovorans genomic DNA includes:
- a CDS encoding helix-turn-helix domain-containing protein produces MDIKHAFGRVIARRRSQLKLSQDSLCERAGIDRSFLSEIENGKFQPTLTTIFLIARALDCFPSEIIKELEDLDPVVEP; encoded by the coding sequence TTGGATATTAAGCATGCATTTGGCCGTGTAATCGCTCGCAGAAGGAGTCAGTTGAAGCTTTCACAGGATAGCCTGTGCGAACGGGCAGGGATAGACCGGAGTTTCCTGTCTGAAATCGAGAACGGTAAATTTCAGCCGACGTTGACTACGATTTTCTTGATTGCTCGGGCTCTTGACTGTTTCCCGTCAGAGATAATCAAGGAACTGGAGGACTTGGATCCAGTAGTGGAACCTTGA